TCACCCAACTGTCCGAAGTGGAATTCCGCCGTGTCGTCGATGTCGACCTGGTCGGATCGTTCCTGCTGGTCAGATCGCTGCTGCCGCTGCTGGTGGAGCGGCCCGGGGCCAGGGTGGTGCTGTTCTCCTCGGTTGCGGGACTCCGCGGCCGACCGGGCGCGGCGCACCTGTGCGCCGCCAAGGCCGGCATCGCCGGACTGGTCGTCGCCCTGGCCAAGGAACTCGGACCACGCGGGGTCGCGGTGAACGCGGTCGCGCCCGGCCCGGTGATCGCCGACGAATCGGCGGAGCACGAGTTCCCGGCCGGTGTCGCGCCCAGCACCGCGCAGCAGGTCGCCGACGCCGCGGTGTACCTGGCCTCCGATCGCAGCTCGCCGATCCAGGGACAGGTGCTGGTCGTCAACGGCGGCCAGCCCTGACCGTCCATCTCCCACAGGAAGCAGGTGTCACAGATGACCGACCGGCTCGGTCTCGACGGGAGAACCGTGTTCGTCACCGGGGCGAGCAGGGGCCTCGGCCGCGCCATCGCGCGCAAGATGTGCGCGTCCGGCGGCACCGTCTACCTGAATTATTCGAGGTCCGAGGTGGCAGCCAAGGACGCGCTGAACGAGCTCGAACCGTTGCCCGGCAACGCGATCGCGGTCAAGGGAGATGTCAGCGAGCCGGACGAGTTCCGCCGGCTGCTCGACCAGGTGCGCGACCGCAGCGGCCGGCTGGACGTGTTCGTGCACAACGCCGCGACGTTCCGGCCGATGTCGGCGATCTCCCCGGACCCGGCCGCGTTTCTCGCCGAGCAAGCGCTGGCGCTCAACCCCCTTTTGCACGGCATCGGGCAGCTCACCGAGCTGGTGGCCGCGGACGGCCGGATCGTGGTGATCTCCAGCAATGGCGCGGCGAAGGTCATCCCCGGTTACGTCGCGGTCGGGGTGGCCAAGGCGGCGCTGGAGAACTTGGCGCGCTATCTGGCCGCGGAACTGGCCGGGCGCGGCATCGCGGTGAACGTGATCGCCACCGCGCTGCTCGACAAGGGCGACGAGGGCAGCAAGGTCGACGAGGACCTGCGCCGGATGCTCGCCGCGCGAACCCCGGCCGGGCGGCTGACGAGACCCTCCGACGTAGCCGACGCGGTCGCGCTGCTGTGCGCGCCGGAGGCGCACTGGATCCACGGGCAGGTGCTGACCGTCGACGGCGGACTGGGACTACGGGCTTAGAAAGCTGTCTCAAGAGTGGTTTGCGTAGCGGTGCGCACCGCAAGCGGCTTACGCCGCCAAGAAAACAGACCCTAAGGGAGGTGGCATGAATCGGCTCGAAGTGGACTTCTGCGTGGTGGGTGGCGGCCCGGCGGGCCTGACGCTGGCGCTGCTGCTCGCCCGGTCCGGGACGCGGGTGGCGGTGGTGGAGAAGGCGAAATCCTTGGACCGCGAGTACCGCGGCGAAATCCTGCAACCGGGCGCGCTCGCACTGCTCGACGAGCTGGGCGTGTGGCCGGGAATCCGGCAGCGCGGCGGCTACCAGCTTTCCCGGTTCCGGCTGGTCGATCGCGGCCGGGTACTGATGAACATCGACTACCGCGCGCTGCCCGCGCCGTTCGACTTCCTGTTCAGCGTGCCGCAGCGGCATGTCATCGAGGAACTGCACAAGGCGTGTCTGGGCCAGGAGAACCTTTCCGTCCTGGAGGGAGCCTCGGTCCACTCGCTGATCTTCGACGGTTCGCGAGTCACCGGGGTGATCCGCGGAAGCGGGGAGCGGGCCGGTGAGGTGCGCGCGCACTGCGTGGTGGCCGCCGATGGTCGTTACTCCAAGGTCCGGAAACTGGCCGACATCGCCTACGACCGGATCGAGGCATTCGAGCACGACGTCCTGTGGTTCAAGCTGCCCGCCCACGAACGCGCGGTGCACGACGTGCAGGTCTTCCGCGACGCGGGAAGCCCTGCGCTGCTGCACGATTCGTACCCGGGCCGGTTGCAGATCGGCTGGACGCTGCCGCACCGCGGCTACCGGCAACTCGCGGCGCGGGGGATCGAGCACGTCAAGGAGCAGATCGCCCGTGCGGTGCCACCGTACGCGGACCTGGTGCACGAGGAGATCACCAGCCTCAACGACATGACCCTGCTCGACGTTTTCGCCGGCACGGCGCGGACCTGGGCCCGAGACGGTCTGGTGCTCATCGGCGACAGCGCGCACACCCACGGTCCGATCGGGGCGCAGGGCGTCAACCTCGCGATCCAGGACGCGGTCTGCGCGCACCCGGTGCTGATGAAGTCCCTGCGGGCCGGCGATCCGAGCACCGCGGCGTTGGGCGAGTTCGAGCGGTTACGCCGCCCGGCCATCGAGAAGGTCATCGCCTTGCAGAGCAGGCAGGCCAAGGCGATGTTGTCGACCGGGCGGATCACGAACGCGCTTCGTCCGGTGCTGGCCAGGGCGCTGGCCCACACCCCGGTGTACCGCAAGGTCCTGGACCAGATCGCCTTCGGCGACCGGCAGGTGCGGATCCACTCGGAACTGCTCGTCGCGTGACCCGGGCCATCGACCACAGTCAGGAGGGCAAATGCGGATCGTCGACCTGTCGTCGCCGATCGACGCCGAGTTCTGGGAACCGGACCCGATCAAGCACGAGGTACTCAGCCCCGCCGCCGGGGCCCGGCACGTGGTCTCGGAGATGCGCGAGCACTTCGACCTTGAGCTGGCCGTCGAGGACCTACCGGACGGCGAGTTCCTGAACAACGACTTCTTCTACCTGTCCACGCACACCGGCACGCACGTGGACGCCCCGGCGCACTACGGGTCCCGGGGCCCCGACGGTCCACCGCGGACGGTCGACCGGCTGCCGCTGGAGTGGTTCTTCAACCGCGGCGTGGTGCTCGACCTCCGCGACCGGCCGGTCGGGGTCGCGGATGCCGACGACCTGCGCCGGGCGCTGGACCGGGCCGGGCACGAGCTCGCCCCGATGGACATCGTGCTGCTCGACACCGGCGCCGACCGGTTGCTGGGCGGTCCGGACTACTTCACCCAGTTCGTCGGGCTGGACGGTTCGGCCGTGGAGTTCCTGCTCGCCGCCGGGGTCCGGGTGATCGGCACCGACGCGTTCAGCCTCGACGCCCCTTTCCCGAACATCATCGAGCGGTTCCAGGCTACCGGAGACCGCAGCGTGCTCTGGCCCGCCCACTTCGCCGGCCGCTCCGTCGAATACTGCCAGATCGAGCGGTTGGGCAACCTCGACTCGTTGCCCAGATCGGCCGGATTCATGGTGAGCTGCTTCCCGGTGAAGATCGCCCGGGCCGGCGCGGCCTGGTCGCGCGTGGTCGCACTGCTCGACGACTGAAAAAACGACTGAAACAACTGAAAAACGACTGAAACAACTGAAAACGACTGACCCCACGGCGAACGACCTAAACCACCGCCGCACTCCCCACGACCGAGGAGCATCCGCGATGACCGACTTCGCATCGGCCGGGAAAGTCAGCTACGTGCTGCTGCCGCCGGAGATGGGGGAGCAGCTGAGCATCTTCGGCAATGCCTTCTCGATGAAGCTCAGCGGGGACGCCTCCGACGGCTCGCTGGCCATCATCGAGGCCGTCTTTCCCCCGGGCGGCCACGCGCCGCCGCACCTGCACCGCACCCACACCGAGTCGTTCTACGTGGTGGACGGACTTTTCGAACTTCGCACCGGCGACGAGATCGTCGAAGCGGGGGCGGGAGCCTTCTGCTACGCGCCACGGGGCGTGCCGCACGCGTTCCGCAACATCGGCGACCGGCCGGGCAAGCTGCTCAGCGTGATCAACCCGGCTGGCTACGAGAACCACTTCCGGGAGATCGATGCCCTGCACGAGCCCACCGCCGAAGCGCTCAAGGAGATCTTCGACCGATACGACCAGGAACCCGCCTAGGGCCTGTTTTGTAAGCGGCGTAAGCCGCTTGCGGTGTGGGACTCAGCTTGCACCGCTGCCCAAACAGGGTCCCAAACGGCTCAGACGTCGCCTGGCGAGGACAGCACAGCGCCGTGTATTGGGCATACATAAGTCGGGGATCCCGGAGCCCAGGCGGCGACGGTAACTCCCGCAGGGGGGCCGCTACCCGCACCGCTACGCAAGCGACTTTAAAAACATTTCCTAGCCGGGCAGGACGAGGAGGACCTAGGGTATGGCAACGCTGTTCGACGAGGTCAAGTTGGGCGATCTGGTGCTGCCCAACCGGATCGTGATGGCCCCGCTGACCCGCAACCGAGCCGGCCGGGACGGCGTGCCCGGCGAGCTGGCGGCGACCTACTACGCGCAGCGCGCCTCGGCCGGGCTGATCATCGGTGAGGGCAGCCAGCCCAGCGCGGTCGGGCAGGGCTTCTTCGACACACCCGGTCTGCACACCGCCGCGCACATCGCCGCATGGAGCGAGGTCACCGCCGAGGTGCACGCCGCGGGCGGCCGGATCTTCGCGCAGCTGATGCACGCCGGCCGGATCGGCCACGCCGACCTGGTGGCACCCGAGGTCGGGACCGGTCGCTACCCGGTGGCGCCGTCGCCGATCCGGCACGCCGGACAGGCCCGGACCCGCCACGGCTCCCCGGACTTCCCGGTACCGGTCCAGCTCACCGAAGCCGAGATCTCCGACACGATAAGGGATTTCGCCGACGCCGCCCGCAACGCGATGGCCGCCGGGTTCGACGGCGTGGAACTGCACGGCGCGAACGGCTGCCTGCTGCACCAGTTCCTCGCCGACGGCACCAACCGGCGCACGGACCGCTACGGCGGCTCGATCGGCAACCGGATCCGCTTCACCCTGGAGGTCACCGAGGCGGTCGCCGCGGAGATCGGCCCGGATCGGGTCGGGTTGCGGATCTCCCCGGGCAACCGGTTCAACGACATGTCCGAATCGGACACCGAGGAGCTGTATCCCGCGCTGTTGAGCGCGATCGCGCCGCTGGGCATCGCATTCCTGCACGTGTACGAGGTCGGCAACCGGCAGGTGGTCCGCGCGTTACGGGACTGCTGGGCAGGGACGTGCGTGCTCAACCCGCACCCGGCCGGGCGGACGCCGGTGGACCTGGCGGCGGCGCAGCAGGTCATCGACGAGGGGCTGGCCGAGTTGGTCTCCTTCGGCCGGAACTTCATCGCCAACCCCGACCTGCCGCACCGGCTGCGGTCCGGGATCGAGTTGACCGAACCGGACCCGAGCACCTTCTACGGCGGCGACCACCGCGGCTATACGGACTACCCGACAGCCGAAGGCTAAAGAGTGTTTCACTAGGGGTTTGCGGAGTGGTGCGGGTAGCGGCCCCCTGCGGGAGTCACCGTCGCCGCCTGGACTCCGGGATCCCCGACTTACGTATGCAATGTGGACGGACGAGAGGATGGGAATGCGCACCAGGACATTGGGTTTCGGCGGGCCGGTGGTGGCCGAGATCGGGCTGGGCACGATGGGGATGGGCGGCTCCTACGGGCCGGTGGACAAGGCCGAGTCGCTGGCCACGCTCCGGCTCGCGCTGGATTCCGGAGTCACCCTGATCGACACGGCCGACTTCTACGGTCAGGGCGCCAGCGAGGAACTGGTCGGCAAGGCGGTGGCCGGTCGCCGGGACGAAGCGGTGGTGGCGACCAAGACCGGCATGCGGTTCGGGCCGGGCGGCCCGCGGCCGGACGGGTCGCCGGAGTTCATCAAGGCCCAGCTCGACGGGTCGCTGCGGCGGCTGGGCGTGGACCACGTCGACCTGTACTACCTGGCCAGGGTCGACCCGCAGGTGCCGATCGAGGATTCCGCGGGTGCGCTGGCGGAACTCGTGGCCGCGGGCAAGGTCCGGCACATCGGGCTGTGCGAGGCCGCCCCGTCAACGCTGCGCCGAGCCGCCAAGGTGCACCGGATCGCCGCGCTCCAGACCGAATACTCGCTGTGGGAACGCGGCGTCGAGCAGCAGATCCTGCCCACGCTGCGGGAACTGGGCATCGCGCTCGTCGCCTACCGGACGCTGGGCAGCGGGTTCCTCAGCGGCAAGGTCGCCCTCGACCGGCTCGACCAGGGCGACTGGCGGCGCAACGATCCCCGGTTGCAAGGCGAGAATCTGGACCGCAACCTGGAGATCGTGTCGGTGGTGCGCGAGGTCGCCGAGCGGCGGAACCTGACCGCGGCGCAGCTCGCGCTGGCCTGGGTGCTGTCCCGGGGGCCTGACGTGATCGCCATCCCCGGCACCAAGAACCGCCGTTACCTGCGGGAGAACCTGGCCGCGGCGGATGTGCGGATCGCCGTCGAGGAATCGGCCGAACTGCTCGAACTGGTGCCGCACGGGGCGGCCGGCCAGCGGTACCAGCCCGCGCTGATGAAGACCATCGACGCCTGAGCGGAGGAGATCGGCATGACGGCCTCGGGATGGGAACCGGACCCGGACCGGATTCTCCAGTTGGGATTGTCCTTCTTCGGTTCGCGCGCTCTGCTCAGCGCCGTCGAGCTGGGCGTGTTCACCGAACTCGCGGACGGACCCGTAACGGGCGAACGGCTGCGGAGCAGGATCGGCCTGCACCCGCGTGGGGCTCGGGACTTCCTGGACGCGCTGGTGGCGATGCGGGTCCTCGACCGGGAGGACGGGAAGTACTCGAATTCACCGGATGCGCAGCGTTTCCTCGTGCGCGGCCACGAGGAGTACATCGGCGGCAGCTTGGAGATGGCTGCCTCCCGGTTGTGGGGCTTTTGGGGTGACCTCACCACCGCTCTGCGCACCGGAGGGCCGCAGAGCGAGAAGAAGGACGGCGAGCCGGACGGCTTCGACGCCGCCTACGCCGACCCGGCGCGACTACGCACGATGCTCGCCGCGATGACCGGCATCACGCTGCCGAGCGCCAGGTCGATCGCCGCCAAGTTCCCGTTCGATCGCTACCAGACCTTTATCGACATCGGCACCGGCGAGGGCGCCCTGCCGGTGCAGGTAGCCGCCGCGCATCCGCACATCACCGGCGGCGGCTTCGACCTGCCGCCGGTGGGCCCGGCGTTCGACGAGTACGTCGGCAAGCACGACCTCGGAGATCGACTGCGGTTCTGGGGCGGTGACTTCTTCGCGGGACCGCTGCCGCAGGCCGACGTGCTGTGCTTCGGGCACGTCCTGCACGACTGGGACCTGGACCGCAAGCGCGAGCTGCTGGCCAAGGCCTACACCGCGCTGCCCGACGAGGGCGCGCTCATCGTGCACGAAACGCTGATCGACGACGACCGGCGGGACAACCTGTTCGGCCTGTTGATGAGCCTGGACATGCTGATCGAATCCACCGGTGGATTCGACTTCACCGCGGCGGACTGCCGGCAATGGTTGCGGGAAGCCGGTTTCCGCAAGACCTGGACGACCGAGCTGACCGGCCCGCACTCGATGATCGTGGCCGTGAAGTGACCCGCGAACCCACCCGAGGGGACCCGTGATGATCTTGGTCGTGGGCGCGACCGGTAACGTCGGGCGCGAAGCGCTCGACCTGCTGGCCGCCGAGGAGATTCCGGCGCGCGCGCTCACGCGCTACCCGGGAAAGGCGGCGCCGCCGCCCGGGATCGTGGCCGTCGGCGGCGATCTGACCAGGCCGGAGACCCTGCCGGCGGCGTTCGCCGGAGTCGACGAGGTGTTCCTGATACTGGCGGCCACGGTGGACCTCCCGGCGCAACGGCTGGCGGCGATCCTGCGGATGGCCGTCGACGCCGGTGTCCGCCGGCTGGTTCTGGTGTCGTCCATCTCCGCGGCGACCGCGCCCGGGAACGCGGTCGGCCGGCGGCACCTCGAACTGGAACAGGCGGTCCGGGAGTGCGGGCTCGCCTGGACCTTCCTGCGCCCCGGCATGTTCATGTCGAACGCGCTGGACTGGGCGGCCTCGATCCGGTCCGATGGAATGGTCCGGGCCGGGTACGGCGATCTGACCACCTCGCCCACCGATCCGGCCGACATCGCGGCGGTGGGTGTGACCGCATTGCTGACCGACGGCCACGAAGGCAGGATTTACCCGCTGAGCGGCCCGGCGGAGATCTCGCCCCGGGAGCAGGTGCGGGTGCTGGGCGAAGTGCTGGGCCGGCCCATCCGGTTCGAAGAGCTCTCGCCCGTGGCTTTCCGGCGGCAACTCCACTCCCACGCGCCCCCGGCAGTGGTCGACGCGATGCTGGCGATGCTGACCTCACCGACCGGCGGACTGTCCGAGGTGCTGCCGACCGTGCCGGAGGTCCTCGGCCGCCCGGCCCGCACCTTCGAGCAGTGGGCCGGCACCCACGCGGAGCTGTTCCGGAGCTGACCGTCACCGCCCGTTGGATAGGATTGCCGGGTAAGCATGACCAGCACTGCAGGGCGGCGGATGAGCGTGGCAGACTCCCGAGGATCCGCGGTCGCGGGTGCCCAGACCCTCGACCGGGGAATCCGGATCCTCTGGCACCTGGCCGAGCGGCCGAACGGTGAGACGCTGACGGAGATGGCGCGCTCGCTGGGACTCAACCGCAATGCGCTGCACCGGATGCTGGAAGCGCTCGCCGCGCACAACCTGGTCCGGCGGACCGAGGACAAGCGGTTCCACCTCGCCTACGGGCTCGTGGAGCTGGCCTCGGCCGTGGACAGCGATCTGCGTGGCCTGGCCTACCCGATCATGGCGGCGCTGGCCGACTCGGTGGACGCGACGGCGCACCTAATGGTGCCGGTCAGCGATGTCGAGGTGCAGGCCGTGCTGGTGGTCGAGCCGCGACTGGCCGCCGCGCACATCGCGTTCCGGACCGGGCAGCGCCACCCGATCGACCGCGGCTCGGGCGGCATCGCGATCCTGGCGGGCCGCGCGGCTCGCCACGACGATCCGGCCGAGGTGATGACGGCCCGCGAACAGGGCTACGCCGTGTCCACCGGGCACGTGATTCCCGGCGTCATCGGGGTTTCGGTGCCGGTCGAGACCCCGCCGACCATGTCCGAGGTGAGCATCGGCGTATCCCTGGTCGACCCGGAGGCGGTCGACCAGGTAGCGCCGCAGGTGGTGAAGGCGGCCCGCGAGCTCAGCGCGCAGCTGTTCGCCTCGCGTTCGCGGGTGCGCTGAACCTCACCGCCGGTAGACCGGGTCGGTGGCGTCCCGCCGGGAGCGGACCCAGGCCGGGTTCAGGCGGTCGGTGACTCGCTGCGTGCGGTATTCATCGAAGACCACGATGCGGTCGGCGATGCGCCACCGGCCGCCGCGCCGCTCGAACCGGTCCACATAGCGGCACCGGATGGTGGCCAATTCCTGTTCGGACGACCCGTCTTCCGGTGCCTGCCTGAGGTAGCACAGGCAGTACGACTCGACCTCGGCGCTGCCCTCGCCGGTGAAGTCGATGAGCACGTTGCTGATGAAGTGCTGCGAGGAATCGATGGTGGCGTGCCGCTGCCGGATGTCTTCGATGAGCCCGTCCACGGGTCCGTGGTATCCGCCGTGGTTGTCGATGGCGTCGGGGAAGTAGCAGTCCCGGATGCCGTCGTAGTCGAGCCGGTCCACCGCCCTCGCGTAGCGGTGGAGCACCTGCTCGATGGCGACCCGATCGTCCGATGTGGTCACGCGGCGCTCCCCGCTTCGTGGACCCGTTGTGCGGCTTGCTGCCCGGCGAGCCGGCCTAGGACCAGTGCGTGGGCCACGGAATTCCCACCGCCGACGTAGCGTTCGCCCAGGATTCCGCCGGCCGCCTCACCTGCCGCGTACAGGCCCGGAACCACTCGGCCTCCGGTGTCGAGCACGCGGGCGAGGCTGTCGATGCGCAGGCCGGTGTGGGTGCACACCAGCTCCGCCGGGAGCATCCGGACGGCGTAGAACGGCCCGGTTTCCACCGGGGGCAGCCGCGGATCGACCTGCTTGGCGGCCAGCGACTCGTGCCGGAGGAAGTCCGCGTCGTGGCCGTTGCCCAGCAGCGCGTTGAACCGCTCGATGCTGCGGACCAGGTTGGCTGGCGGGACACCGATTCGCGCGGCCAGTTCGGGCAGGGTGTCGGCGCGGCGGACGATGCCCTTGCCGACCTCTTCGAGGACCCGGTCCGCGGCCCAGTCGGCGTATCCGGGCGGCAGGCCGGTTCGGGCCGTCTCGTCGAAGACCGCCCAGACGAATCCGCCGTGCTGCTTGAGGATTCCGGGACTGACCGCATACGGGGCGTCCTCGTCCATGCACCGCCGGCCGTCGGAATCGACGTGGATCCGGGCCGGCGGCGGGAATCCGCTCTGCCAGTGGTGGAACCGCTGGAATTCGGCGGTGACCAGCAATAGCCCCCAGCCCCGGCCGAACAGCGACAGGCCGTGCCGTTCGGCCAGCGCGACGTGATCGCCCCGGCTGCCGGGGGCAGCGACCACGAACAGGCTGTCGCCGGCGATTCGGGCGTCCGGGAAGTATTCCCGCACCAACTCGGGGTTCTGCGCCAGCCCGCCGCAGGCGACGACGACCGAAGGGGCGGTGACCTCCGCGTCGTCGACGACCACCCCGCGCACCGCCGGTCCGTCGCGGAGCAGGTCGGTGGCGCGGCTGCCGAGCGCGAGGTCGACCTTGAGCCGCCGGCGAGCGCGGTCCAGCGCCTGGATGAGCCCGTAACCCTGGTCCTTGGGCACGTGGCCGCGCCAGACGTCCTCGACACCGGCACGGGTGAGTCCCGGCATGTGGGCGTTGCGCGACAACTGCGCGGGAATCTCCACGCCCAGCTCGACCAGCCAGTCAATGAGCGTGCTCGACTGCTCGCAGAACATCCGCGTCGGACCCGGCAGCACGCGCCACTGGTTGAGGTCCATGTAGTGCTGGAACATTCGCGCCGGGGAGTCCTCGACGCCCAGCGCCCGCTGCACGCTGGTGGCCGCGGCGGTGAGCATTCCGGCGGAACGCTGCGTGGAACCGCCGATTTCGGCCTCGGATTCGAGCACCAGCACCCGCAGCCCCTGCTGCGCCGCCGACACCGCAGCCGCCAGTCCGGCACCGCCGGCGCCGATGACGACCAGGTGGTAGTCGTAATCCATGGATCTACCTCAGACGTGTTGGGAGCCGCCGTCGACCGGGATCACCGCACCGGTGATGTACCGCGCGCTGTCGGACAGCAGGAAGTACAGGGCGCCGAAGACCTCGATGGGCGCGCCGACCCGGTGCAGCGGCACGGTGCGCAGCGCGCGGTCGAGCGCCGCCGGGTCCTCGCGCACCCATCGGGTCATCTCGGTGTCGACGAAGCCGGGTGCGATCGCGTTCACCCGGATGTTGTCCGAGCCCAGTTCCACGGCCATGCAAGCGGTCAGGTGCCGCACCGCGGCCTTGGACGAGTTGTAGGCCGCCCGGGTGGCGCGCACCCGGACCCCGGCCACCGAGGCCATGTTGACGATCGCGCCGCCGCCGTTGGCCCGCATGTGCCGGGCGGCGGTCTGCGCGCCGTAGACGACGCCGTTGACGTTGACCTGGTAGGTCGAGGTGAGCTGATCCGGCGGGATGTCGGTGAATTCGGCCTGCGGGAAGACCCCGGCGTTGTTGATCCAGAAGTCGACGCGGCCGAATTCGTCGAGCCCGGCGCGCAGCAGGGCGTCGTGGTCGGCCGGGTTCGTGACGTCGGCACGGCGGCCCGCCACCCGGCCCGCGCCCGCGAGCTCGTCGTTGATCTGTGTGGCGACTTCGGGCGCACCGGCGAGGTCACCGGCGACGACGTTGATGCCGCGCCGGGCGAGCTCGGTGGCGAAGACCGCCCCCATGCCGCGTCCCGCACCGGTAACGACGGCGACCGTGCCGAGAAGTTCGGGGTAGCTCGCCGAGATGGGGCTGGCGTCCGCGCGCGTCGGGTTCGTCTGGTCGTTGGCGGTGGTTGCCGTCATGAAGGATTCTCCAGGGTTTCGCGGGAAATCGGTGGTTTCAGTCGCGGGTGACGACCCGCTCGGCGATCCGCCAGCGCCCGTCGTGGCGGACGACGCGGTCCTCGATGGTGGTGACCCGGTCGATCGCCACGACCTCGCAGCCGTCCTGCTCCGTGGTCCGCACGATGAGCAGGTTCGCCTTGACGTGGCATTCGTTCGTGCCGACCTCGCGGGCGATGCAGACGTTGGTGACGATGTGGTGGGCTCGGGGGTTGTTCGCGGCGAAGGCGGCGGCGAATTCGATGAGCGCTTCCCGGCCGCGCACGGGCGCCGGGTAGGTGGGGGAGCGGAACACGCCGTCCGGGGTGAAGGTCTCGGCCCACTGCCGCGCCGCGCCGCCGTCGATGGCGTGCCCCTGTTTCCCCAGCAGGTTCAGGATTTCAGACAGCGGACCCGTCATGACGGGTTGTCCTGGGCCAGGGCCGTGGTGATGCGGTGGTAGATGCCGCCCGATACCAGGCCGCCGTCGACCACGATCTCGGTGCCGTTGATGTAGGCCGCTTCGTCGGAGAGCAGGAACGCGACGGTCCGCGCGACCTCTTCGGGCGAGGCGACCCGGCCTGCCGGGACGGACCGGAGGCTCTCGTCGACGAACCGGCCGTCTCCGGAATTCAGCAGGGGAGTATCCACCAGGCCAGGGTGGACGGAGTTGACCCGGATCCCCGCGGCCGCGAATTCCAGTGAGGCCACTTTGGACAGTCCGCGAACCCCCCACTTGCTCGCTCCGTAGGAAGCCGAGAAATAGCCGACCATGCCGGCGATCGAGGACACGTTGACCACCGCGGCGCCACCGGCCTGGGCAAGCGGGCCGACGAGGAACTTCATGCCGTAGAAGACGCTCGACAGGTTGATGTCCATGACGCGGTGCCAGTCCGCCACGGACGTCTCGGCGATACCCTTGCGGAAGCTCACCCCGGCGTTGTTCACGAGTCCGTGCAACGCTTTTCCGTCGAGCGCCGCCGAAAGAGATTCCCACGCGGCCGGATCGGCCACGTCGAGATGGTGGGCCCGGCCGGTGCCTCCGCCGGCGGCGGTGATCTCCTCGGTGACGGCGCGGGCGGCGTCCAGATCAATGTCGGCCACCAGGACTTCGGCGCCTTCGCGGGCGAGCCCAAGCGCCTCGGCCCGGCCCATGCCGCTACCGGCGCCGGTCACCACGATCCGCCGGTCGCGAAACCGTGCGGTCATAGCGCGAGCTCCTTCCCCCTGGTCTCCTTGATGAACAAGGACATGATGAGGCTGATCAGTGCGCAGGCGACGAAGTACCCGGCCGGAGCGAGCTTGTTGCCCGTCGAACTCACCAGCAGTGTCGCGATGAACGGCGCCGTACCGCCGAGCAGCATGTTGGTCACGTTGTTGCCCAACGCGATTCCGCTGTAGCGGAACCGGGCTCGCAGCATCTCGGCATACGTGGCGAACGAGACGCCGTTGACGACGGAGACGCAGATGAACAGCACCGTCGGGCCCAGGATCGCCAGCGGCGCGGGACCGTCGGCCATCAGCATGAACATCGGCACCCCGAACACCGCACCGGCCGCTGAGCCGCCGATGAACACCGGCTTGCGGCCGATGCGGTCGCCGAGATAACCCGAGATCGGCAGGGTGATCACGCCCACGACCATGGCGATGCAGGTCGCGGTGAAGGCGAACTGGGGCGAGCGCTGCCCGGCGGTCTGCAGGTAGGTCGCGGCGTAGACGGATGCGATGTAGTAGCCCCCGGTGATCACCGCGCCGAGCAGGATGATCGTGAGGATCTGCCGCCACGCGGTCGAAAGCAAGGCGAACAGCGGGACCTTGACGACCACGTCCCGCTGCTGGACGTCCTCGAACTGCTCGGTCTCGTCCAGCGAGTTCCGGATCCACAGCCCGACCAGGCCGATGACCAGGCTCAGCAGGAACGGGATGCGCCAGCCCCAGGCGTCGACCTGCTCGGCGCTCAGGCCCGTGGTGAGTGCGAGCGCCATCAGCGAGGCGCACAGCGACCCGATGTAGGTGCCCGAGTTGACCATCGACGTCTGGAAGGCGCGCCACCGGGGCGGGGCGTGTTCGGAGACGAACGAGTTGGCGCCGCCCAGCTCGCCTC
The sequence above is a segment of the Saccharopolyspora phatthalungensis genome. Coding sequences within it:
- a CDS encoding methyltransferase, yielding MTASGWEPDPDRILQLGLSFFGSRALLSAVELGVFTELADGPVTGERLRSRIGLHPRGARDFLDALVAMRVLDREDGKYSNSPDAQRFLVRGHEEYIGGSLEMAASRLWGFWGDLTTALRTGGPQSEKKDGEPDGFDAAYADPARLRTMLAAMTGITLPSARSIAAKFPFDRYQTFIDIGTGEGALPVQVAAAHPHITGGGFDLPPVGPAFDEYVGKHDLGDRLRFWGGDFFAGPLPQADVLCFGHVLHDWDLDRKRELLAKAYTALPDEGALIVHETLIDDDRRDNLFGLLMSLDMLIESTGGFDFTAADCRQWLREAGFRKTWTTELTGPHSMIVAVK
- a CDS encoding IclR family transcriptional regulator, translating into MTSTAGRRMSVADSRGSAVAGAQTLDRGIRILWHLAERPNGETLTEMARSLGLNRNALHRMLEALAAHNLVRRTEDKRFHLAYGLVELASAVDSDLRGLAYPIMAALADSVDATAHLMVPVSDVEVQAVLVVEPRLAAAHIAFRTGQRHPIDRGSGGIAILAGRAARHDDPAEVMTAREQGYAVSTGHVIPGVIGVSVPVETPPTMSEVSIGVSLVDPEAVDQVAPQVVKAARELSAQLFASRSRVR
- a CDS encoding aldo/keto reductase, with product MRTRTLGFGGPVVAEIGLGTMGMGGSYGPVDKAESLATLRLALDSGVTLIDTADFYGQGASEELVGKAVAGRRDEAVVATKTGMRFGPGGPRPDGSPEFIKAQLDGSLRRLGVDHVDLYYLARVDPQVPIEDSAGALAELVAAGKVRHIGLCEAAPSTLRRAAKVHRIAALQTEYSLWERGVEQQILPTLRELGIALVAYRTLGSGFLSGKVALDRLDQGDWRRNDPRLQGENLDRNLEIVSVVREVAERRNLTAAQLALAWVLSRGPDVIAIPGTKNRRYLRENLAAADVRIAVEESAELLELVPHGAAGQRYQPALMKTIDA
- a CDS encoding NAD(P)H-binding protein, whose translation is MILVVGATGNVGREALDLLAAEEIPARALTRYPGKAAPPPGIVAVGGDLTRPETLPAAFAGVDEVFLILAATVDLPAQRLAAILRMAVDAGVRRLVLVSSISAATAPGNAVGRRHLELEQAVRECGLAWTFLRPGMFMSNALDWAASIRSDGMVRAGYGDLTTSPTDPADIAAVGVTALLTDGHEGRIYPLSGPAEISPREQVRVLGEVLGRPIRFEELSPVAFRRQLHSHAPPAVVDAMLAMLTSPTGGLSEVLPTVPEVLGRPARTFEQWAGTHAELFRS
- a CDS encoding nuclear transport factor 2 family protein codes for the protein MTTSDDRVAIEQVLHRYARAVDRLDYDGIRDCYFPDAIDNHGGYHGPVDGLIEDIRQRHATIDSSQHFISNVLIDFTGEGSAEVESYCLCYLRQAPEDGSSEQELATIRCRYVDRFERRGGRWRIADRIVVFDEYRTQRVTDRLNPAWVRSRRDATDPVYRR
- a CDS encoding FAD-dependent oxidoreductase, with translation MDYDYHLVVIGAGGAGLAAAVSAAQQGLRVLVLESEAEIGGSTQRSAGMLTAAATSVQRALGVEDSPARMFQHYMDLNQWRVLPGPTRMFCEQSSTLIDWLVELGVEIPAQLSRNAHMPGLTRAGVEDVWRGHVPKDQGYGLIQALDRARRRLKVDLALGSRATDLLRDGPAVRGVVVDDAEVTAPSVVVACGGLAQNPELVREYFPDARIAGDSLFVVAAPGSRGDHVALAERHGLSLFGRGWGLLLVTAEFQRFHHWQSGFPPPARIHVDSDGRRCMDEDAPYAVSPGILKQHGGFVWAVFDETARTGLPPGYADWAADRVLEEVGKGIVRRADTLPELAARIGVPPANLVRSIERFNALLGNGHDADFLRHESLAAKQVDPRLPPVETGPFYAVRMLPAELVCTHTGLRIDSLARVLDTGGRVVPGLYAAGEAAGGILGERYVGGGNSVAHALVLGRLAGQQAAQRVHEAGSAA